From Pelotomaculum schinkii, one genomic window encodes:
- a CDS encoding electron transfer flavoprotein subunit beta/FixA family protein — protein sequence MRIAVLMKQTFDTAAIISLDANGQIERQGVNLIINPYDEFAVEEALRLKEKHGGEVTVISAGAPETQDAMLQALAMGADKAILVTDDNMAGSDEYAAALVLSKVLGGLEFDLLLAGWRAVDDGSAQVAVRVAELLGLPQVNVVTSLTIEDAKAVATRDIEGGSEVVEVPLPALITAQKGLNEPRYPTMRGIMQAKKKPFQKLSLSELGLDAAQIAPKVKAISYFLPAPRAACKLVPGEAPEAARELCRILRETAKII from the coding sequence ATGAGAATTGCGGTTCTGATGAAACAAACTTTTGACACTGCGGCAATAATCAGTTTGGATGCCAATGGGCAAATTGAGCGCCAGGGTGTCAACCTGATTATCAATCCCTACGACGAATTTGCCGTTGAAGAGGCTCTGCGGCTTAAGGAGAAGCACGGCGGGGAAGTTACAGTCATTTCGGCAGGAGCGCCGGAAACCCAGGACGCCATGCTCCAGGCCCTGGCCATGGGGGCCGATAAAGCAATACTGGTTACTGACGACAATATGGCCGGCAGCGACGAATATGCCGCCGCTCTGGTACTGTCCAAAGTCCTGGGCGGCCTGGAGTTTGACCTGTTGCTGGCGGGCTGGCGCGCTGTTGATGACGGTTCCGCTCAAGTGGCGGTAAGAGTGGCCGAATTGCTTGGCTTGCCCCAGGTAAATGTTGTCACCAGTCTCACCATTGAGGACGCCAAAGCTGTTGCCACCAGGGATATTGAAGGCGGCAGCGAGGTCGTGGAGGTCCCCCTGCCGGCCTTGATTACCGCCCAAAAGGGCCTCAACGAGCCACGCTACCCTACCATGCGGGGGATCATGCAGGCCAAGAAAAAACCTTTCCAAAAGCTTTCTTTGTCCGAACTCGGCCTTGATGCCGCTCAAATAGCGCCAAAAGTGAAGGCGATTTCTTATTTCCTGCCCGCGCCCCGGGCCGCCTGCAAGCTTGTGCCCGGCGAAGCGCCGGAAGCGGCGCGTGAATTATGCCGTATCTTACGGGAAACAGCCAAAATTATCTAA